A genomic region of Fusarium oxysporum Fo47 chromosome VI, complete sequence contains the following coding sequences:
- a CDS encoding U3-containing 90S pre-ribosomal complex subunit-domain containing protein — protein sequence MSTTKKRQAEDTPAQPKPKKSKKRKANAPDDELLDTELGLNTLFTKMDNQLLADHLAQKLGRFGTDLSAVEISDMTVPANAIQDTTSWQESRTLDKFPDFLEKVSEDPEGLKKAPKKKGSPHTLIVAGAGLRAADIVRSMRKFQSKENSVAKLFAKHMKVEEQVKFLQNHKTGICVGTPARLMDLIDNGALSLDNLKRLVVDASHIDQKKREGAAPRTAIWHLLLPSPSPNTTFLKCIRTSAYSLISDDPPDLRLFIFIRCLQLQLKLVFGTHLTLFLEPIPRSLTHFFAMRPHLFAGLLASLATRTYGLDTSTPECATICSRELMHYHGIPTVEGLCHDMVVQRELFSCLASSCTEQYGQALTYTISTCSRHGGTISDLLPVEIQHTSLATRHFMPLVSRSDSASFGFESRFSLSVDCKAGSDGVLTLSLPESTASVHQSIPDGGYPASPGDGNGNLNAGAGPPGGAPGPNNGPLPGNTASSGDGQGSPSGGTGPGGGGGGGNDGTEPSDPNADCEENNSNNGPSQSGNNDDQYQPAPAPAPTNSNPQPDGQANGPPAPGPDAADGNSSPDNPHQGNPGQSQPQPAPAPAPPPSGPDGGDGAPNQDGTGGPGEDCDENAPPGSDANSPGNNAAPASPPNTGGSVDCSIDINNPVCANQNQLPPGPPAPQPPAPQPPAPAPDSSTPQGPPPPCGAKAGIPDCPASHQPPNGDGNDGGDGNACSDPNSTVGCVSSEPSSPQPPPQPAPPAVPNNCSGDENSPCNDGGDGGSNPGSRSLPANPPSPNSPDVPPPEIGPSPAAPPSQPNTIADPDNGASCNGKPGPCPANSGTVIPEPANPPSPASPPSTPPDGQVPNGPQDNDGTGRKSSGKGSDNGDLGPQAPEITAPPVQPALPAPATPAQLSGPPVQSRPPQPTDSNAVGRAHEGPQVITPTNGPSMYSSPSQLKERAMADIERRQENGQELDTPGNDISVLPAAEAAASVAQADLPTESGMPEPSFVVSNDSTRAHGYSRTSLTFAALASGPSNVGF from the exons ATGTCGACTACTAAAAAGCGTCAAGCGGAGGATACCCCCGcccagccaaagccaaagaaaagcaaaaagagaaaggcgaATGCACCAGATGATGAACTTCTCGATACTGAGCTTGGTCTCAACACGCTTTTTACCAAGATGGACAACCAGCTCTTGGCCGATCATCTGGCCCAGAAATTGGGACGTTTCGGCACCGACTTGAGCGCTGTTGAGATTTCTGATATGACTGTACCAG CCAACGCGATTCAAGATACCACTTCATGGCAAGAGTCAAGAACATTGGATAAGTTCCCCGACTTCCTGGAGAAGGTGTCAGAGGATCCCgagggcttgaagaaggctcccaagaagaagggctcACCCCATACCCTCATTGTTGCAGGAGCGGGTTTGAGAGCTGCCGATATTGTCAG GTCGATGCGCAAGTTTCAAAGCAAAGAGAATTCAGTCGCGAAACTG TTCGCCAAGCATATGAAAGTTGAGGAGCAAGTCAAGTTCCTCCAGAACCACAAAACTGGCATCTGTGTCGGTACACCTGCCCGACTTATGGATCTCATCGACAACG GCGCACTCTCCTTGGATAACTTGAAGCGGCTAGTCGTTGATGCTTCACATATCGACCAGAAGAAGCGAG AAGGGGCCGCCCCCAGAACAGCAATTTGGCACCTGCTCCTAccctcaccatcaccaaacaCCACCTTCCTCAAATGCATCAGAACATCCGCCTACTCCTTGATCTCTGATGACCCTCCTGATCTTAGgcttttcatcttcatccgttgtcttcagcttcagctcaaGCTCGTTTTTGGAACGCATCTCACTCTCTTTTTGGAACCCATCCCTCGATCACTCACTCACTTTTTTG CCATGCGACCTCATTTGTTCGCTGGCTTATTAGCGAGCTTAGCTACTCGTACATACGGCCTCGATACATCTACACCAG AATGTGCTACCATTTGCTCTCGCGAACTTATGCACTACCATGGTATTCCTACTGTTGAGGGTCTCTGTCATGACATGGTCGTTCAACGA GAACTGTTCTCATGTCTGGCCAGTTCTTGCACTGAACAGTATGGTCAAGCTTTGACATATACTATCTCCACTTGCTCTCGTCATGGTGGTACTATCAGTGATCTCCTTCCCGTGGAAATACAACATACGAGCCTTGCTACGAGGCACTTCATGCCTCTCGTCTCACGCTCTGATTCGGCCAGCTTTGGATTTGAAAGCCGTTTTAGCCTGTCCGTCGACTGTAAAGCCGGATCTGATGGTGTTCTTACATTGTCTCTCCCCGAATCCACCGCTTCAGTTCACCAATCTATTCCTGATGGTGGCTACCCCGCCTCACCAGGAGATGGGAATGGCAACCTCAATGCCGGAGCAGGTCCACCAGGTGGTGCCCCAGGCCCGAACAATGGGCCCTTACCAGGAAATACAGCAAGCTCAGGTGACGGTCAAGGTAGTCCTTCAGGAGGCACAGGtcctggaggaggaggaggaggtggcAATGATGGAACTGAGCCCTCAGATCCCAACGCGGATTGTGAAGAAAATAATTCCAATAATGGACCTTCACAGTCTGGCAACAATGATGACCAATATCAGCCTGCCCCTGCTCCGGCTCCTACCAACAGCAATCCCCAGCCGGATGGTCAGGCCAACGGCCCTCCTGCGCCAGGACCAGATGCTGCCGATGGGAACAGTTCGCCTGATAATCCCCATCAAGGCAATCCAGGACAATCACAGCCTCAACCCGCTCCTGCTCCTGCACCACCTCCCTCAGGCCCTGATGGAGGCGATGGAGCGCCAAATCAAGATGGAACTGGCGGCCCGGGAGAGGATTGCGATGAGAACGCTCCTCCAGGGTCTGATGCTAACTCTCCTGGAAACAATGCTGCTCCAGCCTCTCCTCCAAATACTGGCGGCTCAGTGGACTGTTCTATCGATATTAACAATCCAGTATGCGCCAACCAGAATCAGCTACCTCCTGGACCTCCAGCACCACAGCCTCCAGCACCTCAACCGCCAGCGCCAGCGCCGGATTCTTCCACCCCTCAAGGTCCCCCTCCCCCCTGTGGTGCTAAAGCCGGCATACCAGACTGCCCTGCCTCTCACCAACCTCCAAATGGCGATGGCAACGATGGTGGCGATGGAAATGCGTGCTCGGATCCCAACTCGACCGTTGGCTGTGTCTCTTCTGAGCCTTCCTCACcccagcctcctcctcagccagCACCCCCTGCTGTTCCAAACAATTGCTCCGGGGACGAAAACTCACCCTGTAACGATGGAGGTGACGGCGGGTCTAATCCAGGATCTAGAAGTCTGCCCGCAAACCCTCCGTCGCCGAATAGTCCTGATGTGCCTCCTCCCGAGATAGGGCCTTCACCCGCCGCCCCTCCGTCTCAACCAAACACAATCGCCGATCCTGACAACGGGGCCTCTTGTAATGGAAAACCCGGCCCTTGTCCCGCAAATAGTGGCACAGTAATTCCAGAGCCAGCTaatcctccttctcctgcGTCTCCGCCTTCAACTCCCCCAGACGGCCAAGTCCCTAACGGTCCCCAAGATAATGATGGTACTGGACGGAAAAGCTCCGGTAAAGGAAGTGACAACGGTGATCTTGGACCCCAAGCACCAGAAATCACAGCACCACCTGTGCAACCGGCTCTGCCTGCACCAGCAACTCCAGCCCAGCTTTCAGGACCTCCTGTCCAATCAAGACCCCCTCAGCCTACCGATTCCAACGCTGTTGGCCGCGCACACGAGGGACCTCAAGTTATCACG CCGACAAATGGTCCTTCAATGTACTCATCACCGTCTCAATTGAAGGAACGTGCCATGGCTGACATAGAACGAAGGCAAGAGAATGGTCAAGAACTTGACACTCCTGGAAATGACATCTCTGTTCTGCCTGCCGCTGAAGCAGCGGCATCAGTTGCCCAAGCAGATCTTCCGACAGAGTCGGGCATGCCCGAGCCTTCGTTCGTCGTTTCAAACGACTCGACAAGAGCTCACGGCTACTCACGAACGTCACTGACTTTTGCTGCTCTG GCCTCGGGGCCTAGTAATGTGGGATTTTAA
- a CDS encoding P-loop containing nucleoside triphosphate hydrolase protein, with the protein MDWDGSPITDPGWGDVEAWNAVEYTQVEKPGLICEVKDAFAKFDYNGNFVKWLDEMPYGEVQKEIREIKRVRGKYAVVCGRFPTKDSTWEVRTIWINNPALQAVLYDVFRGYPDVSCGGEVLEFKAPFVPLIHRWEQLCKLAGVNAGSEIQKLMKLFVDMLKNELRDTLSRVKRIKETGCASWEDLKFVFKPAQLFFRSEAPIAAGISRKYGGGHLSVHQIAWTGSDYSTVKSTFVVPAFHGTRPLSDLIVRPVWACPENDIKALKAALIRRGPRLTFLSKNEWGNQERIIPKEPRLPIQPTEGRVIVDADGCNDDWSRYVGPLYELNLHSAMKADGNDSKASTPDDHQESQEASDPKSEEGDDSDRLTDEEAMLTVSTVNCFSIERKVWCYAEIDHLTDIEWTTEAINSLVIDEAEKRLLVGFVGVTKNGQLQHFDDFVHGKGKGLVMLLCGPPGTGKTFTAESVSENLKRPLYRIDTSDLGMDTSKLECNLKTALDRCARWDAILLLDEADVFLEKRTSSNLTQNEMTTIFLRLLEYYKGLMILTTNRYPAIDPAFESRIDLSFVFQDLEPASRAKIWYNFLIRENKKLAEDSNAIAKLASMPLNGRQIKSAVKTAQILAASENLSLAVDHLQTVVFMRMKALKMLE; encoded by the exons ATGGATTGGGACGGGTCGCCAATCACGGACCCAGGATGGGgtgatgtcgaagcttggAATGCTGTTGAATATACCCAAG TCGAGAAACCCGGATTGATTTGTGAAGTCAAGGATGCCTTTGCCAAATTCGACTACAATGGTAATTTCGTCAAATGGCTTGACGAGATGCCCTACGGCGAGGTGCAGAAGGAGATCCGTGAAATCAAGCGAGTTCGCGGTAAATATGCTGTTGTTTGTGGCCGCTTCCCAACCAAGGACAGTACTTGGGAGGTCCGAACCATCTGGATCAATAACCCCGCCCTGCAGGCCGTTCTCTACGATGTCTTCAGAGGCTATCCTGATGTGAGTTGTGGCGGTGAGGTTCTTGAATTCAAGGCACCATTTGTTCCTCTCATTCATCGCTGGGAGCAACTATGCAAGCTGGCAGGCGTCAACGCCGGTTCTGAGATCCAGAAGCTCATGAAACTCTTTGTGGATATGCTCAAGAATGAGCTACGAGACACTCTCAGCCGAGTCAAGAGAATCAAGGAGACTGGGTGCGCTTCTTGGGAAGACCTCAAGTTTGTCTTCAAGCCTGCCCAGCTCTTCTTCCGCTCCGAAGCCCCAATAGCCGCGGGGATTTCCCGAAAATATGGAGGTGGTCATCTTTCAGTGCACCAAATTGCGTGGACTGGTTCAGATTATTCTACTGTCAAGTCCACATTCGTGGTCCCTGCCTTCCACGGCACCCGGCCGCTCTCTGACCTCATCGTCAGGCCGGTCTGGGCCTGTCCTGAGAATGATATCAAGGCTTTGAAAGCTGCCCTCATCAGACGTGGGC CTAGACTAACATTCTTGTCGAAAAATGAGTGGGGAAACCAGGAACGCATCATTCCCAAGGAACCCCGTCTTCCGATTCAACCG ACAGAGGGACGAGTTATCGTTGATGCGGACGGTTGTAATGATGACTGGTCTCGCTATGTAGGACCCCTGTACGAGCTGAATCTCCACAGCGCAATGAAGGCGGATGGGAACGACTCGAAGGCGTCTACTCCTGACGACCACCAAGAATCTCAGGAAGCCAGTGATCCAAAGAgcgaagaaggagatgacTCTGACCGCCTTACGGATGAGGAGGCCATGTTGACTGTCTCAACTGTGAACTGTTTCTCGATCGAACGAAAGGTGTGGT GCTATGCCGAAATCGACCATCTCACCGACATTGAATGGACCACTGAGGCCATCAATAGCCTCGTCATCGATGAAGCAGAGAAGAGACTCTTAGTTGGATTTGTTGGCGTAACAAAGAACGGACAGTTGCAGCATTTCGACGACTTTGTCCACGGAAAGG GAAAAGGTCTTGTCATGCTCTTGTGTGGTCCCCCCGGTACGGGAAAGACATTCACTGCAGAATCGG TCTCCGAGAATCTGAAACGCCCCCTCTACCGCATTGATACTTCGGACCTTGGGATGGATACCTCCAAACTGGAGTGCAATCTCAAGACTGCTCTTGACCGCTGTGCCCGCTGGGATGCCATCCTCTTACTTGATGAGGCCGACGTATTCCTTGAAAAGcgcaccagcagcaacctcACGCAGAACGAGATGACCACCA TTTTCCTTCGCCTCCTGGAATACTACAAGGGTCTCATGATTCTGACCACCAACCGCTACCCTGCCATCGATCCCGCGTTCGAGTCACGTATCGACCTTTCGTTCGTCTTCCAGGATCTGGAGCCAGCCTCCCGGGCCAAGATCTGGTACAACTTCCTCATCagagagaacaagaagttgGCTGAAGACAGTAATGCGATTGCGAAACTGGCCAGCATGCCTCTGAATGGCCGACAGATCAAGAGCGCCGTCAAGACAGCACAAATCCTCGCTGCCAGCGAGAACTTGTCTCTTGCAGTTGATCATCTGCAGACGGTTGTTTTCATGCGAATGAAAGCattgaagatgctggagTAG
- a CDS encoding MmgE/PrpD family-domain-containing protein: MSAVNRTLRTASKQLRFQSPRGLRVAAPLVARSAFGAARSSLPASHGAAFSTSAARRSGAPNMSSADREYDPEIKDIADYVANKTIDSELAFDTARWILLDTLGCGLEGLRFKECSKLLGPIVPGTVVPNGPKVPGTPFQLDPVNAAFNIGAMIRWLDFNDCWLAAEWGHPSDNLGAILAVADWINRTNKAGGNLAGGKTFVVKDVLEAMIKAHEIQGCLALLNSYNKVGLDHVVLVKVASTAVVSKMLGLNEKQIADAVTQAWVDGQSLRTYRHTPNTMSRKSWAAGDACQRAVNLALKVLKGEQGVPTVLSAPVWGFYDVLFKGQKFEFQRPYGSYVMENVLFKVSYPAEFHSQTAVEASEKIHHLLKSQGKSAADIKSITCRTHEACIRIIDKQFKPMDNFADRDHCIQYMCATMLVFGRLEATDYVDGGEAATSPLVESLRQKIKCVEDPQYTKDYHDPKLRTISNALTVELNDGTVLDEVAVEAPLGHRLRREEAKPVILEKYKRHLGPHYPEARVKELVELNLDAKKLESTPVDEYVDLYTVESSKFVQ, translated from the exons ATGTCTGCCGTTAACCGGACCCTCCGAACGGCCTCCAAGCAGCTGCGCTTCCAGTCTCCCCGGGGTCTTCGTGTCGCCGCCCCTCTCGTGGCCCGCTCGGCGTTCGGCGCCGctcgttcttctcttcccgCTTCTCACGGCGCCGCCTTTTCAACTTCTGCTGCCAGACGATCAGGAGCTCCCAACATGTCTTCCGCCGACCGTGAATACGATCCTGAGATCAAGGATATTGCCGACTATGTCGCCAACAAGACCATTGACTCTGAGCTTGCT TTCGACACTGCTCGATGGATTCTTCTCGACACCCTCGGCTGCGGTCTCGAGGGTTTGAGGTTCAAGGAGTGCTCTAAGCTCCTTGGACCCATTGTCCCTGGCACCGTTGTCCCTAACGGTCCCAAGGTCCCTGGTACTCCCTTCCAGCTTGACCCCGTCAACGCAGCTTTCAACATTGGTGCTATGATCAGATGGCTCGACTTCAACGACTGCTGGCTCGCTGCTGAGTGGGGCCATCCCTCTGACAACTTGGGTGCTATCCTCGCCGTTGCTGACTGGATCAACCGTACCAACAAGGCTGGTGGTAACCTCGCTGGCGGCAAGACCTTTGTTGTCAAGGATGTCCTCGAGGCCATGATCAAGGCTCACGAGATCCAGGGTTGCTTGGCTCTCCTCAACTCCTACAACAAGGTCGGTCTTGACCACGTTGTTCTTGTCAAGGTCGCCTCTACCGCCGTCGTCTCCAAGATGCTCGGCCTCAACGAGAAGCAGATTGCCGACGCTGTCACCCAGGCTTGGGTTGATGGCCAGTCTCTGCGAACCTACCGCCACACCCCCAACACCATGTCCCGAAAGTCCTGGGCTGCCGGTGATGCTTGCCAGCGCGCCGTCAACCTGGCTCTCAAGGTTCTGAAGGGTGAACAGGGCGTTCCTACTGTCCTGTCCGCTCCTGTCTGGGGTTTCTACGATGTCCTGTTCAAGGGCCAGAAGTTCGAGTTCCAGCGCCCCTATGGCAGCTATGTCATGGAGAACGTTCTCTTCAAGGTCTCCTACCCTG CTGAGTTCCACTCTCAGACCGCTGTCGAGGCTTCTGAGAAGATCCACCACCTCCTCAAGTCTCAGGGCAAGTCTGCCGCTGACATCAAGTCCATCACTTGCCGAACCCACGAGGCTTGCATCCGCATCATTGACAAGCAGTTCAAGCCTATGGACAACTTTGCCGACCGTGACCACTGCATCCAGTACATGTGCGCCACCATGCTCGTCTTCGGCCGTCTTGAGGCCACTGACTACGTTGACGGTGGTGAGGCTGCTACCTCTCCTCTGGTCGAGTCTCTCCGCCAGAAGATCAAGTGTGTTGAGGATCCTCAGTACACCAAGGATTACCATGACCCCAAGCTCCGAACCATCTCCAACGCTCTCACTGTCGAGCTCAACGACGGCACTGTCCTCGATGAGGTCGCTGTCGAGGCTCCTCTTGGCCACCGTCTCCGCCGTGAGGAGGCCAAACCCGTCATTCTCGAGAAGTACAAGCGCCACCTTGGCCCTCACTACCCCGAGGCCCGCGTTAAGGAGCTTGTGGAGCTCAACTTGGatgccaagaagcttgagtCTACCCCTGTTGATGAGTATGTTGATCTATACACTGTTGAGAGCAGCAAGTTTGTGCAATAA
- a CDS encoding cryptococcal mannosyltransferase 1-domain-containing protein: MQLQVQALWAIIGLPRKIKLLGYPHLTWALRQPKNTHHILQEEVEKGPSLTLTTTVATTSAKIEESPSHTPTPTATATLATTPTISNAIFNSSAALPRLECPALNDNRYKVLQEPRHGDEVQDSHIDYFFALNLRNCIGILPRLIGSIVEAVRFLGPHRCALSIVEGNSPDGTSDILSALKPFLEDLGLVYFYNSSRINPTQGNARIRKLAQLRNLALTPLYKEQVKVTDETTVLFINDVSACTEDILELALQRRSLNADMTCAMDWTYVGPDLTFYDIWIARTISGDSFFEVGSDGNWNSAWNLFWNAPGTRSRYDAQQPFQVFACWNGATAFTAAPLLHGLRIRDTRKGECFQGEPQLFCKDMWSRGFRKIAVVPSVNLEYSDEKAADIKKLKGYVSDIVQKQEEDSTIDWVYDPPEQSWRPWNETL, translated from the exons ATGCAGCTTCAAGTCCAGG CCTTATGGGCCATCATTGGCCTGCCCAGGAAGATCAAACTACTGGGGTATCCTCACTTAACTTGGGCGCTTAGACAACCCAAAAATACACATCATATCCTG CAAGAGGAGGTAGAGAAAGGCCCCAGTCTGACATTAACGACAACAGTTGCGACAACAAGTGCTAAGATTGAAGAGAGCCCTTCGCATACGCCAACTCCAACTGCAACTGCAACCTTGGCTACAACTCCAACCATCTCAAATG CTATATTCAATTCATCAGCGGCCCTCCCTCGTCTTGAGTGCCCTGCTCTAAATGACAATCGTTACAAGGTCCTCCAAGAGCCTCGACATGGAGATGAGGTTCAAGACTCACATATTGATTATTTCTTTGCCCTCAACTTGCGGAACTGCATAGGCATTCTTCCGCGCCTGATAGGCAGCATTGTTGAAGCTGTTCGTTTCCTTGGACCCCATCGCTGCGCGTTATCTATCGTTGAAGGAAACTCCCCTGACGGCACATCCGATATTCTCTCGGCTCTGAAACCCTTCCTCGAAGACTTAGGCCTGGTCTATTTCTACAACAGTTCCAGGATCAACCCAACCCAAGGTAATGCACGCATCCGCAAACTTGCCCAACTACGTAACTTGGCCCTCACTCCTCTTTACAAAGAACAAGTAAAGGTTACAGACGAAACAACAGTGCTTTTCATCAACGATGTCTCCGCCTGCACAGAAGATATTCTCGAACTCGCTCTTCAGCGACGCAGTCTCAACGCAGACATGACATGCGCCATGGACTGGACCTACGTAGGACCCGACCTAACCTTTTACGATATCTGGATAGCCCGTACTATTTCAGGAGACTCTTTTTTCGAAGTTGGCTCGGACGGAAATTGGAATTCAGCTTGGAACCTCTTCTGGAACGCCCCTGGAACACGCTCACGCTACGACGCACAACAGCCCTTCCAGGTTTTCGCCTGCTGGAACGGGGCTACAGCGTTTACTGCGGCGCCGTTATTACATGGTCTTCGGATTCGAGATACTCGCAAAGGAGAGTGTTTTCAAGGCGAGCCCCAGTTGTTTTGTAAGGATATGTGGTCCCGGGGTTTTCGCAAGATTGCAGTTGTGCCGAGTGTGAATCTTGAGTATTCTGATGAGAAGGCCGCAGAtatcaagaagctgaagggCTATGTGTCGGATATAGTTCAGAAGCAGGAGGAAGATAGTACAATAGACTGGGTATACGATCCACCAGAGCAG TCCTGGAGACCCTGGAACGAGACGCTGTAA
- a CDS encoding SH3 domain-containing protein produces the protein MAADRQTIIEVNRSLRNIKNELENLLERGVIDDSVYDTINTALPAESSLSGPLKTATGNKNNNTAAPKAATPAPAAHAPPTKAFEDLKVKSHSPAPPAYDQTPPPGPPPRNIKPTVANARALYRYAASDGRDLSFEKDDRIAVYEYMNQDWWMGRNERTGQEGIFPRNYVLVDQETKKPVAPIPQPQYGYPAYSQGPPPQQNPYNSHVPPMAVAEGSGQPQGQEGDGKDNKVNEYGKKFGKKLGNAAIFGAGATIGGNIVNSIF, from the exons ATGGCCGCAGATCGCCAGACTATTATTGAAGTGAACCGTTCGCTTCGCAACATAAAAAAT GAACTAGAGAACCTCCTTGAGAGAGGCGTGATTGACGACTCCGTCTACGATACCATCAACACCGCTCTTCCCGCCGAGTCCTCCCTCTCGGGCCCCCTCAAGACTGCGACCGGCAATAAGAACAACAACACCGCCGCTCCCAAGGCCGCTACTCCCGCACCGGCCGCCCACGCGCCTCCTACCAAGGCCTTCGAGGATCTCAAAGTCAAGTCGCATTCGCCCGCGCCACCCGCTTACGATCAGACACCTCCTCCTGGTCCTCCCCCGCGCAACATCAAGCCTACTGTTGCCAACGCCCGCGCCCTTTACCGCTATGCTGCCTCCGACGGCCGTGACCTGTCTTTCGAGAAGGATGATCGTATTGCTGTGTACGAGTACATGAACCAGGATTGGTGGATGGGCCGAAACGAGCGCACAGGACAGGAAGGAATCTTCCCCCGAAACTACGTCCTAGTCGACcaagagaccaagaagccCGTTGCGCCTATCCCTCAGCCTCAGTACGGCTACCCTGCTTACTCTCAGggtcctcctcctcaacagaACCCTTACAACTCGCATGTGCCACCCATGGCTGTCGCTGAGGGATCTGGACAGCCGCAGGGACAGGAGGGAGATGGCAAGGATAACAAGGTCAACGAGTACGGCAAGAAGTTTGGTAAGAAGCTGGGTAACGCTGCTAtctttggtgctggtgccaCCATCGGAGGAAACATCGTCAACAGCATTTTCTAG
- a CDS encoding DASH-cryptochrome, with amino-acid sequence MAGNKLLVYLLRRDLRAIDNPILHHLATSDHGFTHLLPIYILPPHQIETSGFVAEGQKSPYPEARSQVGRFWRCGPVRAKFQAESIWDVKQNLEDIHSGMLVRIGNFDNVLKHLIKSLHDEHQSVDTVWMTEEVSKEEVDDQNAVASVCSENNINFKLWQDEKYYIDDRDTGLDDPKELPDVFTTFRKTQEPLRERPRASLPRPQAGSLPPFPSSWAPPQEPPFQIPDNYNDFEQRLLEPINSMVQDPPAYPDDARSAHPFKGGENPAWDRLYHLIKSGSMTTYQETRNGLLGTDYSTKLSAYLALGSISARSIHEELVKFENGQEQSYSRAIGFGQGENEGTKAVRFELLWRDYMRLCTMKFGSRLFKLDGFKGASGKYDKKWKTALKEKADVDQDPSPEELSEIIERFLRGTTGMGLIDASQRELYHTGYTSNRARQNVASFFAKHLGIDWRYGAEWYEAMLVDYDVSSNWANWQYVAGVGNDPRGDARIFNPIKQAFDYDNNGRYVRTWVPEVKYIEKLENVFQVWTTGDDELIKYGIIDDIMVTHPIKRIDFQVDRKPRGPRRPYRWRRGGAGRGGRRGGGPGNGSGDYNDGRHSYHNGPPSPESDRQFYHGGEPYVQNSGQPRNGWPQRGNQMSWRGNSNGHGPNNHGPSPGRGGHMAPFRGNGFQRGFNTNHFNAPPPRQYMPNPPWPPQQFSPQAYHHQLPPHLGPHV; translated from the exons ATGGCTGGGAATAAACTCCTCGTCTATCTACTTCGACGCGATCTCAGGGCAATCGACAACCCTATACTTCACCACCTGGCCACTTCTGACCATGGCTTCACTCATCTCCTCCCCATCTATATTCTCCCCCCTCACCAAATCGAAACCTCAGGCTTCGTTGCTGAAGGACAAAAGTCTCCCTACCCCGAAGCCCGAAGTCAGGTAGGCCGCTTCTGGAGGTGTGGCCCCGTTCGAGCCAAGTTCCAAGCTGAGTCTATCTGGGATGTGAAACAAAATCTTGAGGACATCCACAGTGGCATGCTGGTTCGTATCGGAAACTTCGATAACGTCCTAAAGCATTTGATCAAGTCCCTGCACGATGAACATCAATCTGTCGATACTGTTTGGATGACCGAGGAAGTATCGAAAGAGGAGGTCGATGATCAGAATGCTGTAGCATCTGTATGTTCCGAGAACAACATCAACTTTAAGCTTTGGCAGGACGAAAAATATTACATCGACGA CCGCGACACTGGTTTGGATGACCCCAAGGAGCTTCCAGATGTTTTCACAACCTTCCGCAAAACTCAAGAACCCCTCCGTGAGCGTCCTCGCGCCTCTCTCCCTCGTCCGCAGGCCGGATCATTACCGCCGTTCCCTTCATCGTGGGCACCACCTCAGGAACCTCCGTTTCAGATTCCTGACAACTACAACGACTTTGAACAACGTCTCCTAGAACCCATCAACAGTATGGTGCAAGACCCTCCAGCCTATCCTGATGATGCTAGGTCTGCACACCCATTCAAAGGTGGCGAGAACCCTGCCTGGGATCGCCTCTACCATCTCATCAAGTCAGGCTCCATGACTACTTACCAGGAGACCCGCAATGGTTTACTCGGAACCGATTACAGCACAAAGCTTTCAGCATACCTGGCACTCGGATCTATTTCGGCTCGCTCCATTCATGAGGAACTTGTCAAGTTTGAGAACGGTCAAGAACAATCCTACTCTCGAGCTATAGGTTTCGGACAGGGCGAGAACGAAGGCACCAAAGCTGTCAGATTTGAGCTCTTGTGGCGGGACTACATGCGATTATGTACTATGAAGTTTGGCTCACGTCTTTTCAAGCTTGATGGTTTTAAGGGAGCCAGTGGCAAGTATGATAAGAAGTGGAAGACCGCtctgaaggagaaggccgATGTCGATCAAGATCCTTCACCCGAGGAACTGAGTGAAATCATCGAGAGGTTCCTTCGAGGAACAACCGGTATGGGTCTGATCGATGCCTCACAGCGTGAACTCTATCATACCGGTTACACCTCGAACCGAGCCCGACAGAATGTCGCCAGCTTCTTTGCAAAGCATCTTGGCATTGATTGGCGCTACGGAGCTGAATGGTACGAAGCCATGCTGGTAGATTATGATGTGTCTTCCAACTGGGCGAACTGGCAGTACGTGGCGGGTGTCGGTAATGACCCCAGAGGTGATGCACGCATCTTCAACCCTATCAAACAAGCATTCGACTATGATAACAACGGCAGATATGTCCGAACTTGGGTGCCTGAAGTCAAGTATATCGAGAAATTGGAAAATGTTTTTCAGGTATGGACGACTGGCGATGATGAGCTCATCAAGTACGGCATCATTGATGATATAATGGTCACTCATCCCATCAAGAGGATCGATTTTCAGGTCGACCGAAAACCTCGTGGTCCTCGACGACCTTATAGATGgagacgaggaggagctgggcGTGGTGGCCGCCGAGGCGGAGGTCCAGGAAACGGTTCGGGTGACTACAACGATGGTCGACACTCTTACCACAATGGGCCACCTTCACCCGAGAGCGATCGCCAGTTTTACCACGGAGGTGAACCCTACGTGCAGAACAGCGGCCAGCCACGAAATGGTTGGCCCCAGCGGGGAAACCAGATGTCGTGGCGAGGCAACTCTAACGGGCATGGTCCTAACAATCACGGACCTTCTCCTGGACGAGGAGGCCACATGGCTCCTTTCCGTGGTAACGGTTTCCAGCGAGgattcaacaccaaccactTCAATGCACCACCTCCCAGACAATACATGCCTAatcctccttggcctcctcaaCAATTCTCTCCTCAAGCCTATCATcaccagcttcctcctcaCCTTGGACCCCATGTCTAA